In the Hordeum vulgare subsp. vulgare chromosome 7H, MorexV3_pseudomolecules_assembly, whole genome shotgun sequence genome, one interval contains:
- the LOC123409914 gene encoding uncharacterized protein LOC123409914, with protein MGLDVAEISELAALRPIQTAVSGAAVPGEDDGTAVADDTGCVTPKASGPRSATAGAADDDNDAAADVTGCVTPRASGSMAMLPIAPLLQDDGVDTGFATPLATGGETGPRDGCGAAEGDEGSFTTPTTADSALMPATACPPAPRKSAPVPTRKRAPLQQRLFYPVPSDLTTVFLAVPQCPPPAKKMRAHVVGSSVPLGT; from the coding sequence ATGGGCCTCGATGTCGCGGAAATCTCCGAATTGGCGGCGCTCCGGCCGATCCAGACGGCCGTGAGCGGCGCCGCAGTGCCCGGGGAGGACGACGGCACGGCCGTTGCCGACGACACCGGCTGCGTCACACCCAAGGCGAGCGGCCCGCGATCGGCCACGGCAGGTGCagcggacgacgacaacgacgcggCCGCCGACGTCACAGGCTGCGTCACGCCGAGGGCAAGCGGGTCCATGGCCATGCTGCCAATTGCGCCACTGCTGCAAGACGACGGCGTCGACACCGGCTTCGCCACGCCGCTGGCCACGGGTGGAGAAACTGGGCCGCGAGACGGCTGCGGCGCCGCTGAGGGCGACGAGGGCAGCTTCACCACGCCGACCACGGCCGACAGCGCGCTGATGCCGGCGACGGCGTGCCCGCCCGCGCCGCGGAAGTCGGCGCCGGTGCCGACGAGGAAGCGCGCGCCGCTGCAGCAGCGGCTCTTCTACCCGGTGCCGAGCGACCTGACCACCGTGTTCCTCGCCGTGCCGCAGTGCCCGCCGCCCGCCAAGAAGATGCGGGCGCACGTGGTGGGATCATCCGTGCCACTGGGCACGTGA